The Epinephelus lanceolatus isolate andai-2023 chromosome 12, ASM4190304v1, whole genome shotgun sequence genome segment gtatatcaattaagGATGTCAGGTTGGGTTAATTTTGCTTTGGGCTACCATCATTCATGGGGcgctaattcgtaggatatcatacaatcTATTGTATGAGGACATGTTGCAAGTTGAGAGGTTGTATCAGGTGTTATTTAGACATATGTTTTCTACAATTCGACAAATAATTTCGACACCAGCAGTTTTTGGCAGGTTTAAAGTATGATTCACGAGCACACACTAACTGATCATCTGttgaaaaactcaaaatctCAAACTTTGACACCATAAATAACTAATTTGAGACAAGAGAACTATCTGTAGCCCAGTTCACTGTAAACCATAAACCTTCTCTAGCCACTTCAGATCTAAGTGGAGTCCTACAGGAATCAACAGATGACAAGTCAGACAGCTGGTAGCTGCTTGCTTTGCTGCAGTTCATTGGCTAACAAGCggaactagctgctaacagccacctcTGCGGCCTcgaactccacaaatccattcaacagCTCCACCATCTGTGGTCAGACtcaagagtatgcatgtataatatgatgttaattccactacagaaaagacttgatgatcactaaaattaggtggggaaaaaggtggatatatcaatatcaatatcaatatcagttatcagccaaatgagttgttatatatcagcatatggatatcggcaaaaaaatccaatattgtgcatccctattttAGAGGCTTCTGATACATACCGCCAACTATCTACTGGCATTTACCAGACTGTTGGCGCTCCGATCAAACAACCACTCATACGGCATTAGAAAATAATTGCAAGCAAAGCTGTTCTTGTCGTcctagtttaaaacatttggaAATACATGTCATAAAGTAATTTATCATTCTgtactcctctcctctcattatGCATGTCTGATAACTCACCACTAACTATTTTTTCCTACTCATcaactaaacaaaacacacatttcatcGTAGTTCCATCAACTGTTTATTTCAGCTCTTCACCTTGTCTtcaatgtgggaaaaaaaggtagCTGATGAACATTTTTCATCATAGTTTAATTAAGTTAACACTGCACACAAAATTTTGGTGGTTCACATTATTACACTTCGCTCCCGTTTACACTGATTTGAGCTGTTGACAATTGACTTGTTTTATACGCTATTTCTCGTTGTGTTATTTGATGTATGACTTGACATACGCACATCAGATTGACGTCCATGTTTTCCTAAGCACATGCACTGAGAGGCATTAAGATCAGAAGCTGGGAATATCAACGTAGAATTAGCTAAGCtctgcccctttgtgatggtccgtcaAGTTGTGGGAgctagcatggagcccacactgtaactaactgcactccctgaagaaatattatcatatttatgggaaaatgaaacagtgattccagagagaagcagacagaggggtctacagtctgtgtttgaaggatatatccaggatgtcaaactgacttaGCAGCAActacaggttaaaaagacaaagatagttagaagctaaagccgaactataggctacagatcacagcgtaaaagtgaaccaccacatcactgctgatcgccacagaagacgatgaatataaagggaaactttgccgatattgaaccagctttgcatcatcgcagtgtgtgcagatgaacagtgttccCAGCCACTGGAACTTTGCCAGTGGAAgccacacactgcgatgacccCCTTATACTTCATTTCATCAAGAAGTCTCCCCTTCTGAATTCTTCGTTCACGGTGaaggcatgcaaaaaaaaaaccttaacgttttctttaaatattcagCGTGACATAGGGTGAGTGATTgctatacaaatggtcatttgcgGGGTTAAGTAGTCCTTTCATTTTACAGTACTGGATACATCATGTATCATCTTTCAGCTTGACCAGGTAAAAATCCTATCAACTGACATTTTCTGAACTGAGAGCAGAGTAAGTCCACAACCAGACCAACAGCAATTGTCAACATTTGAAACGGTTCAGTAATTTTCAGTATTTTCCCTCTGGCACTGTACTCACTTCAGAGCTAGTGTCCTGGGTCTCCTCATTGTGAGATAAACGGCTGACACGGCCCGTGTTATTGACGCTCACGTAGACCTGCAGACAGGGGTATTTGGAGACTCTCCAGCAGTCTGACCCACAGTTGTAGGAACAGTTCATGTCTGCTGTGACCGTGGAGTTgaggacaacacacacaccctcctctgtccacacactgtgtTGACATTTAAATGAAGATCCAAtttaatgcaaaaaaagaagcagaataCATTTCGGGGGGATCACATGCTATGAAAGGTATAATTTGTTCCTGAAAATCTGGTTTCATAAAGTATtcatttttgcaattttcaggTTGAGAGAGCACTGAGAGCAGTTTGTCAACAAGTACATCTGATGAATAAAACATGCTTCTGACAGAAATATTAGCCAACTCCTTTATAGGGTGTAAAGCAAAAAGACAATTCAAACAACAGGCCTGTACCTGTCTGCATAGGAGCGTAATAAAGTGATCCCCAGGACAAAGTACATCATGACTGAGGAGAGGATCATTCCCAGCCCCAGGAGAATGGCTCGATCTTCACCCGCCTTTAAAGCCGTCACTGTCCTCTTCTTCCTGTCCAATAAATCTACCTCTCGAAATTTCTGGTAGATTGACCTGACAATGAAAGAGATTATTCTGTGTAtcttttaaagctacagtgaaaATATTATGACATAAAAACCCAAGTGCATGATCAGGAAGAGTTTCTCCCTGAGCCATGGTTGCCCCCATTTCCCATTTTGCAATTTAAGTCAATTTTTAAGCCTGAATTGGTCTGAACCTGTTACCTCCTTTCATTTCCTCTGCTCGCTCCAGCTGTATTTTTGGTCCCCGCcacaaaaaacatctttctTGATGATCCACGTCCTCCTTTGCTTCCTGAAGTGGAACGGAAGGATTGCTGAAAAGATCTGTGAATTACAACCAGTTTGTTGCCATGTTGAGCTGTCCGGAAACACTAACAGACACTTTCATTTGCCAGCATCATAAACAGATTTCCCAAGTCACCAGTTACAAAGCAAATGTGCAAGATGACAAATCATACTGTACCTTTGATGCATGGCTGCTGTCAAATTCACTAATTTTACAAATATGTCCAATTTTGCACAAAATGATTATTAAGTATACGCCTCTGCTGATAGTCCTGCAAACAGCAGCTCCTGATTATGAGAGTGTTATGCAGTGTTGGGACAGGAAGCAGCCCTGATATAGTGGTCTCCACCAGGTAAACATCTCATTTTGAACACAAAGAAACGCTACAAAGGGTAAACAA includes the following:
- the kcnmb2a gene encoding calcium-activated potassium channel subunit beta-2; this translates as MFFVAGTKNTAGASRGNERRSIYQKFREVDLLDRKKRTVTALKAGEDRAILLGLGMILSSVMMYFVLGITLLRSYADSVWTEEGVCVVLNSTVTADMNCSYNCGSDCWRVSKYPCLQVYVSVNNTGRVSRLSHNEETQDTSSECLYVPRCQKDSLAMHVIIMNISERLKVNQQVPCFYDPSEQQETVLLTRLYDYSVIFHSLLWPSCMLMGGALIIVMVKLTQYLSRLCEEIGKIKR